The nucleotide window TGGCCAGACAGATCCTCCGGGCGGAGGGTGCGTCACTCGTCCCGGTACCCGCAGATGACGACGGCCTGCGGGTGGACCTCCTTCCGACCCGTCCGCCCCCGGTTCTCGTCTACGTGACACCCTCGCACCATTACCCGCTCGGCGGTCGTCTTCCGGTCCCGCGGCGAATGCGCCTGCTGCAGTGGGCCGCCAGCCACGGCGTCCTGATCGTAGAGGACGACTACGACAGCGAGCTGCGCTACGGCGGCCCGCCGATCCCTGCAGCCGCGGGCCTGGACGGCGCGGGTTGCGTCGCCTACGTCGGGACGTTTTCCGACGTGCTCACGCCGGTGCTCCGCCTGGGATACGTCGTCGCCGCGCCGACGCTGCGCCGCCGCATCCTGGAACTCAAGCAGCAGACCGAGGACCACACCCCCTGGCCCGTTCAGCGCGCGGTCGCCACGCTCATCGCCGAAGGCGACTTCTCGCGCCACATCGCTCGCGTGCGGCGCCACTACGCCGCCCGGCGGGCGGCCCTACGCGAGGCACTCAGCGGCCTGGAGCCGATGGCCACGCTACGCGGCCTGGACGCGGGGCTGCATGCCTTCCTCGAACTCCATCCGGCCCTGGACGCCGAGGCGATCGCGCGGCAGGCGGCCACCCGCGGCGTGATCGTGCACACCATCGCTCCCTGCTACCTCGCGCGGCCAGATCGCCAGGGCCTTTTGCTCGGCTACGGCGGGATCAGCGAAGAGGACATCCGCCGCGGTGCGGCGGTCATCGCATCGCTGGTACGCGAGGCCGTCGAGCGGGTAGACTGAGGAAGAGGAATGCCTGCCGGCGGCGAAGACAGCATGGCCCACGTCGCCTTCCTGATGGTGTCCCTGGACGGGAACACCCCGGGCCAGGTCGCCCGCGAGGTCCGCGCGATCGCCGGCGTCAGCGAGGCGCACGCCACAATGGGCGACTACGACGTGATCGCGGTGCTGAGAGCCGAGCACACCCGCGACATCCCGCGCATC belongs to Armatimonadota bacterium and includes:
- a CDS encoding PLP-dependent aminotransferase family protein; amino-acid sequence: MPLQRQLAGRIRTAIRDGQLAPGARLPSSRALAVSLGVSRTVVVGAYEELGAEGYLEGRRGSGTYVAAELAGLTPLEDPAPPGPSSPYPAADLRAKAAIEFTVGRTDTRVLSLRLWKRMWRSVARRLPSHDDSPPEGDPHLRTAIAAYLRQARGLRCGPDDVVVTPGAMQALRLLARAVVRPGDPAAVEEPGYPVARQILRAEGASLVPVPADDDGLRVDLLPTRPPPVLVYVTPSHHYPLGGRLPVPRRMRLLQWAASHGVLIVEDDYDSELRYGGPPIPAAAGLDGAGCVAYVGTFSDVLTPVLRLGYVVAAPTLRRRILELKQQTEDHTPWPVQRAVATLIAEGDFSRHIARVRRHYAARRAALREALSGLEPMATLRGLDAGLHAFLELHPALDAEAIARQAATRGVIVHTIAPCYLARPDRQGLLLGYGGISEEDIRRGAAVIASLVREAVERVD
- a CDS encoding Lrp/AsnC ligand binding domain-containing protein; protein product: MPAGGEDSMAHVAFLMVSLDGNTPGQVAREVRAIAGVSEAHATMGDYDVIAVLRAEHTRDIPRITAEIRKVHGVVKIVSCVAVDSA